From one Aspergillus fumigatus Af293 chromosome 8, whole genome shotgun sequence genomic stretch:
- the ftmD gene encoding O-methyltransferase ftmD: MTQAVDIGTIQTLIRLEVPDQVPLTGSIPYDALVKKLKTPVDPELLQRLIRFTRLVGFLDEDAEGAVKHSPMSAIFVNDPDTAGQARFMADFGIRPCSFIYESIKLDPSGEAARQGPLALMAREPGAREGPTFFEVLEKDPVNRKRWHDGMAVHNDSMVRHVAGAYDWGTVQSLVDIGGSEGHVAAVIVNAFPHIQITVQDLPEIIEKARQRGDRHPNIIFEEHDFFTPQPRIADAYFLRLILHDWNDADCTRIVRQISSALRPGARLLIMDAVLPEPGEGSLQSERRLRRSDIGMYTLFSAKERSLAQMRRLVEDCDSRLRFEKLYTPPGSHASMLSWICE; this comes from the exons GATGCACTggtcaagaagctgaagactCCTGTGGATCCGGAATTGCTTCAGCGTCTGATTCGCTTCACCCGATTAGTTGGATTCCTCGATGAAGATGCAGAGGGTGCCGTGAAGCACAGCCCCATGTCCGCCATCTTCGTGAATGACCCGGACACTGCCGGTCAGGCTCGCTTCATGGCAGACTTTGGCATTCGGCCCTGCTCGTTCATATACGAGTCCATCAAATTGGACCCCAGCGGCGAAGCGGCGCGCCAGGGTCCATTGGCCCTGATGGCCAGGGAGCCCGGGGCTCGCGAGGGTCCGACGTTCTTCGAGGTCTTGGAGAAAGACCCGGTAAATCGAAAACGATGGCACGATGGGATGGCGGTTCATAATGACTCGATGGTACGTCACGTAGCGGGCGCCTATGACTGGGGCACGGTTCAATCGTTGGTCGAT ATCGGAGGATCAGAAGGGCACGTCGCCGCAGTCATTGTCAATGCCTTTCCTCACATCCAAATCACCGTCCAAGACCTGCCCGAAATCATCGAGAAGGCTCGTCAACGGGGAGATCGACACCCAAACATTATCTTCGAGGAGCATGATTTTTTTACGCCCCAGCCGCGCATCGCAGATGCTTACTTCCTTCGTCTCATTCTCCACGACTGGAACGATGCGGATTGCACTCGAATCGTCCGGCAGATCTCCTCCGCTCTACGGCCCGGTGCGCGACTGCTCATTATGGATGCCGTCTTGCCGGAGCCTGGTGAAGGGTCTCTGCAGAGTGAGCGACGGTTGCGACGGAGTGATATTGGGATGTACACGCTCTTCTCCGCCAAGGAGAGAAGTCTGGCTCAAATGCGCCGGCTGGTGGAAGATTGTGACAGTCGGCTACGGTTTGAGAAATTGTATACTCCGCCTGGGAGCCATGCTAGTATGCTCAGTTGGATCTGCGAGTAA